In Frankiaceae bacterium, the genomic window GGCGTCGTCGCGGTTGGGGAAGTCCTCGCGGAAGTGCCCGCCGCGGCTCTCCTGCCGCGCCTGCGCGCAGGCCACGAGCACCTCGGCGAGGTCGAGCAGGAAGCCGAGCTCGACGGCCTCGAGCAGGTCGGTGTTGTAGCGGACGCCCTTGTCCTGGATGGACGCGCGGGCGTACCGCTCCTTGAGCGCCTGGATGTCGACGGTGGCCTGCTTCAACGTCTGCTCGGTCCGGTAGACCGACGCGTTGGCGTCCATGGTCTCCTGCAGCGCGAGGCGGATGTCTGCGATGCGCTCGCCGCCGGCGTTGGAACGCAGCCGCTCGACCATGCTCGTGACCCGCGCGGTGGGGTCGGCGGGCAGGTCGGTGTGGCCGTTGTTGGCGGAGAACTTCGCGGCGTTGATGCCGGCGCGGCGGCCGAAGACGTTGATGTCGAGCAGGCTGTTGGTGCCGAGGCGGTTGGCGCCGTGGACGCTCACGGTGGCGCACTCGCCGGCGGCGTACAGGCCGGGGACCTTGTGCCAGTTGTTGCGCAGCACCTCGGCCTCGACGTTGGTGGGGATGCCGCCCATGGCGTAGTGCGCGGTGGGCTGGATCGGGATCGGGTCGGTGTACGGCTCGATCGCCATGTACGTCCGGCAGAACTCCGTGATGTCCGGCAGCTTGGCGTCGAGCTGCTCGGGCGGGAGGTGCGTGAGGTCGAGGTGGACGTAGTCGCCGTGGGGTCCGCAGCCGCGGCCCTCGCGGATCTCCGTGTAGATCGCGCGGGACACCATGTCGCGCGGCGCGAGGTCCTTGATGGTGGGGGCGTAGCGCTCCATGAAGCGCTCGCCGTCCTTGTTGCGGAGGATGCCGCCCTCGCCGCGCGCGCCCTCGGTGAGGAGGATGCCGAGCTTGTAGAGGCCCGTCGGGTGGAACTGGAAGAACTCCATGTCCTCCAGTGGCAGCCCGAGCCGCCACACGATGCCGGGGCCGTCGCCGGTCAGCGTGTGCGCGTTGGACGTGACCTTGAACATCTTGCCGAAGCCGCCGCTCGCGAAGATCACGGCCTTGGCCTGGAAGACGTGGATCTCGCCGGTGGCGAGCTCGTACGCCACGCAGCCCGCGGTGCGCCCCTCGTTGATGAGCACGTCGAGGACGTAGAACTCGTTGTAGAACTCGACCTCGTGCTTGACGCACTGCTGGAACAGCGTCTGCAGGATCATGTGGCCGGTCCGGTCGGCGGCGTAGCAGGCGCGGCGTACGGGCGCCTCGCCGTGCCGCGCGGTGTGCCCGCCGAAGCGGCGCTGGTCGATCCGGCCCTCAGGGGTGCGGTTGAACGGCAGCCCGAACTTCTCGAGGTCGAGGACCGCGTCGATGGCCTCCTTGCACATGACCTCGGCCGCGTCCTGGTCGACGAGGTAGTCGCCGCCCTTGACGGTGTCGAACGTGTGCCACTCCCAGTTGTCCTCCTCGACGTTGGCGAGGGCGGCGCACATGCCGCCCTGCGCCGCGCCGGTGTGGGAGCGGGTCGGGTAGAGCTTGGTCAGGACGGCGGTGCGGCAGCGCTGCCCGGCCTCGAGGGCCGCGCGCATCCCGGCACCCCCCGCGCCGACGACGACGGTGTCGTACTTGTGGAACTGCACGCTGGTCGCCTGCCTAGTCCGTGATCGCGGGGTCGAAGGTGAAGATGACGAGGGTCCCGAGCATCACCACGAGGAACGTGCTGACGTACAGGATCATCTTGAGCCAGAAGCGCGTCTGGTCGCGCTCGGCGTAGTCGTTGATGATCGTGCGCAGGCCGTTGGTGCCGTGCAGCTCGGCGAGCCAGAGCATCGCGAGGTCCCACGTACGCCAGAACGGCGACGACCACCGGCCGGCGACGAACGCGAAGTTCACGCGCTCCACCCCGCCGTCGACGATGTGCATGACGAACAGGTGGCCGAGCACGAGGAACACGAGCAGCAGGCCGGACACGCGCATGAACACCCACGAGTAGAGCTCGAAGTTCGTGGCGCGGGAGGCGCGGCGGGTGCGCGAGCGCGGCTTCTCGATGACGGTGGCGCGGGAGTCGGTGACGGTCATCGAGGTGTCTCTCGTGGGTCACGGCCGTCGCGAGCGGCGAGCCGGTGCGGCGTATCGCAAGGCGGAGGAGGAGCCGATAGCAGCGCTGTCGGCGACGACGAGAACGCAGCGAGGCGTCGTGCCGGGCGCCGCGCAGCAGGCCGGTGATCCACGAGAGACACCTTCACTTCCCGAGGTAGCGCTCGGCGACGGGCAGGAGCATGAAGTACGTCGCCGGCCCCATGAGGATCGCGAACAGCGTCAGCTCGGCGTAGAGCATCTGGCGCTGGAGGCGCACGCCCTTGTCCCAGAAGTCGACGAGCATCACCCGGATGCCGTTGAGCGCGTGGAAGAGCACGGCCCCGACGAGGCCGACCTCCATGAGCGTGACGAACGGGTGCTTGTACGTGTCGACGACGAGGTCGTAGTCGTTCGGGCTGACCCGTACGAGCGCCGTGTCGAGCACGTGCGCGAAGAGGAAGAAGAAGACGAGGACGCCGGTGACGCGGTGCGCCACCCACGACCACATGCCTTCGCGGCCGCGGTACAGCGTGCCTCTGGGCACAGTGCCCCTCCGGTCAGAGCGGATGGAGATTGCGCGTACGACTCTACCGCCGCGCGCTCACGCCCCGCGCATCGGCGCCTCCGCCGTGCCGGCTGCGGCGCGACGGTGGAGACGCAGCGCGCACGCCGCGGCGGCGGCGAGCACCGCCGCGGGCCACGCGCCGAGACCGCCCGTCGCCGGCACGAACGGCACGCGGGGCGACGACGGGGGCGCGGCGGCCGCGGCGCACAGTGGCAAGGCCCGGTCGAGGACGCGCGTGGCTCCCGCGGGAGGAACGCTCCACACCACACGGCCCGTCGCCCCCGACACCGCGAGCAGGCGGGAGTTGGCAGGCCCGTCGCCGGTCACGACCAGAAGGTCGGGGCAGCGGTCGCGATCGAGGCGGGTCGCGAGCATCGCGGGCACGGGCGACGGGCCCTGCCATCTCGCGGCGAGCGCGGTTCCGTCGCCGGACGTGATCGTGTAGGGAGCGAGTCGCGTCCACGCGTCGTCACCCCGGCCGTCGACCGATCCGGACCCCGACGGCCAGCCGTTGGGCAACAGGGCGGAGACGTCGACGTCGCGCATCGCGCCGGTGCGGCCGGAGACCACCACGTCGACCCGACGGACCGTGTCGTCCTGGTACGCCGCGTACACGTGGTACGCCACGTCGAGGACGCCGTCCGCGTCCACGTCACCGAGCACGTCGTCGGCGTAGGACAGCAGCCCCGCGTCCGCGACCGGCCCGATCCGCCGCCGCGTGCGATATCGCTCCTTGCCCGTCGCGTCCACTGCGGTGACGGTGAGCCAGTACGACGAGGAGGCGATCTCGAGCCCCGCCAGCCTGAGCCAGTCGGCGGGCCTGCCGAGTGCCAGCGCCATCGGGTATCCGACGTCGCGCTCCCACAGGACCTCGCCAGCCGCCCCGTCCACCAGCGCCGAGGCGCGGCTCTCACCCGAGGGGCTCGCCAGGACGACCTCGGTGACGCCGTCCCCTGTGGTGTCACCGGCAGCGAACGTCCAGTCCACGAGGTCGCCGGGCGTCGCCACCGACCACAGCGGCGATCCGTCGTCCATGGAGTACGCCTCGAACCGATCGGTGCGCTCGACGCCGGTCATCGGCCGTGTCCATACCGAGTAGGCGTAGTCACCGAGTCCGTCGCCGGTGACGTCCGGCAGGCCCACGAGAGTGGGGTACTCGTCCAGGAATGCGCGCGGCTCCGACCCGAACAGCGTCGCTCCGTCGTCACCCGACAGCACCGTGACCGTGCTTTCGGGCCTGTTCGGCGACACGTTGGTCAGGTGGCTCACCTGCTCGACGAGCACTGCCCTGCGGCCGCGTGCGTCGAGTGTGCCCTTCAGCGCGGGCACCAATGTCGCAGGGGCGCCGCCCGGGCCGTAGATCCTGCCCTGGAACGTGCGGGTCCACCTCTCGGCGCATCGTTCGACCCACGACACGGTGAGCCGTACGTCCTCCGGCGGGCTGGTGGGCCCGGGCCGGACCTGGACGAGCGTGACGAGGAGCACCGCGGTCCAGCCGGGATCGGCCGGCAGCGCGTAGCCCTCTGCCGGTACCGGCAGGGAGGCCAGCACGGTCCCGTCGGTCCCGCGACGGCACGTCAGCGTCGCGGTCTCGCCGTCCGTCGTCGTGAACGCGAGGACGTCGGGGAGCCCGTCGGCGTCGAGATCCGCGACCGGCCTGCTGATCCCGGGTCGTTCGACCGCGCTGACCGCGCCGGGCGGGACGGCCTGCTCCCGCCACGCCGCGACGCGTTCGGGCAAGGTGCCGGTCAGCGACGAGACGTACGAGGAGCGCGGTCGCGAGGTACCCCCGATGTGGTCCGGCTCGTCGGCGCCGGCGGCGGTGGCCGATGCGAACGTCAACGCCAGCGCGACGAAGACGCGGAGCACCGCGCGCACGTCGGCCTCCCCAGGGAACGGAGCGCCGGGGGCGAGACAGGCCCGCCCCCGGTGCTCGCATGCTCAGTACAGAACGCGCCCGACGTTCGGAACGCGCTTGTCACACTTCGTGCCGCCGAAATCGAACTGAGCGTAACCGGTGCCGATGGCGCCGGTGCCCATGTCGACGTACTGCGTTCCGACCGCGTGCACGCTCGCCTCGTCGATCACGGCGCGCATGTTGCGGAACTCGTAGATCTGCGCGCCGCTTGGAAGGAACACGACGAACGTCCCCGTGCTCACGGCCTCGCCCGTGCAGTACCAGACGTCGTTCGGCACGAAGCTGCCCTTGTAGAAGAACGAGCAGCGAACGACCTCCGGCCCCTCTACGCCGACCGCGATGACGGCGCTGCACTCATCGTCGTTGATGGCCGGGTTGTACGAGTCGACCTGGACGAAGGGCAGGCGCGTCTGCCCGTCGGCGGGCAGGTCGACGATGCCGACCCCGTTGAACGTCGCGCTGTACAGCCGCACG contains:
- the sdhA gene encoding succinate dehydrogenase flavoprotein subunit, which translates into the protein MQFHKYDTVVVGAGGAGMRAALEAGQRCRTAVLTKLYPTRSHTGAAQGGMCAALANVEEDNWEWHTFDTVKGGDYLVDQDAAEVMCKEAIDAVLDLEKFGLPFNRTPEGRIDQRRFGGHTARHGEAPVRRACYAADRTGHMILQTLFQQCVKHEVEFYNEFYVLDVLINEGRTAGCVAYELATGEIHVFQAKAVIFASGGFGKMFKVTSNAHTLTGDGPGIVWRLGLPLEDMEFFQFHPTGLYKLGILLTEGARGEGGILRNKDGERFMERYAPTIKDLAPRDMVSRAIYTEIREGRGCGPHGDYVHLDLTHLPPEQLDAKLPDITEFCRTYMAIEPYTDPIPIQPTAHYAMGGIPTNVEAEVLRNNWHKVPGLYAAGECATVSVHGANRLGTNSLLDINVFGRRAGINAAKFSANNGHTDLPADPTARVTSMVERLRSNAGGERIADIRLALQETMDANASVYRTEQTLKQATVDIQALKERYARASIQDKGVRYNTDLLEAVELGFLLDLAEVLVACAQARQESRGGHFREDFPNRDDANFMRHTMAYKEGEEIRLDYKPVTITRYQPMERKY
- a CDS encoding succinate dehydrogenase hydrophobic membrane anchor subunit produces the protein MTVTDSRATVIEKPRSRTRRASRATNFELYSWVFMRVSGLLLVFLVLGHLFVMHIVDGGVERVNFAFVAGRWSSPFWRTWDLAMLWLAELHGTNGLRTIINDYAERDQTRFWLKMILYVSTFLVVMLGTLVIFTFDPAITD
- the sdhC gene encoding succinate dehydrogenase, cytochrome b556 subunit → MRSDRRGTVPRGTLYRGREGMWSWVAHRVTGVLVFFFLFAHVLDTALVRVSPNDYDLVVDTYKHPFVTLMEVGLVGAVLFHALNGIRVMLVDFWDKGVRLQRQMLYAELTLFAILMGPATYFMLLPVAERYLGK